CTATTTCTTATGGTGTATCAAAAACATAACCAGCAAGTTTAGAATAATTTGGGCCAGAGACATACAGATACTCTTTACTTGTATCACTAGAGGCCATAGCTATTAGAGACAGTTTTGTGCTATTCTTTTGTATAAACAGGTCTTATTTAGAATATagaccttaaacatttttttcttcaatagcTGTTCGGTTTGGTCGTATTCCTAAGCGCGAAAAACAGAGGATGCTAATTGAAATGCAAAGTGCGATGAAGACCATGATGAACAGCCAGTTCAGTGGTCATTTGCAGAATGATACATTAGAACATCATGAACAGACAGCCTTACCAGCCCAGGAACAGCTGCGACCCAAGCCCCAGCTGGAACAAGAAAACATCAAAagctcttctccctcttctgatTTTGCAAAGGATGAAGTGATTGGCATGGTGACCAGAGCGCACAAGGATACCTTTATGTATAATCAAGAGCAGCGAGAAAACTCAGCAGACACCATGCAGCCTCAGAGAGAACGGATTCCCAAGAGCATGGAGCAATATAATTTAAATCATGACCATTGTGGCAGTGGGCTTAGCAGTCATTTTCCATGTAGTGAGAGCCAACAGCACCTCAATGGACAGTACAAAGGGAGGAACATAATGCATTACCCAAATGGGCATGCCATTTGTATTGCAAATGGACATTGTATGAACTTCTCCAATGCTTATACTCAACGAGTATGTGATAGAGTTTCGATAGATGGATTTTCTCAGAATGAGAACAAGAATAGTTACCTGTGCAACACTGGAGGGAGAATGCATCTGGTATAGTgaaatctgtttgtttgtttgtttgtttgtttgtttgtttttttgccctGTTTGCATCAAGGAAAGCTttgaaggttttcttttattttggggggaatataTCAACttgaggggcaggggtggtgtCAGAGAACCTGAGATTTATACAATCAATTTTGTGTAGTATTTTAGTTCAAATAGTTCTAAtaaacatcatttgttgaatgacCTAATTTCACACAGAACTAGGTACAGGCATGTGATTTGATACGAGGATTGGGATTAGGATTTTATGTAAAATGTGGGTCATGTAGAattgcccccctttttttttaaatttttaatgtttatttatttttgagagagagagagagagagagtgagtaggggtggggcagagagagagggagacacagaatccaaagcaggcttcaggctccgagctgtcagcacagagcctaactccaggctcgaactcccggatctcaagatcgtgacctgagccaaagtcagaagctcaaccgactgagccacccaggtgcccttagaatTGTTCCTTTAATTCTTAGAAATACCTTTCAAAATTTAAGTATTCTGATTAATCACTACCCTACTAGCTTTGGGATTTTCTCAAAGGGCAGATCATTTAGCTTGCTAAAGTTAGTAatcctttgatttcatttttttttttttattattcaaaaaaatttttttcttctaagtttattcatttttgagagggagagagagacagagcatgagcaggggaggggtggagagagagagaaggagacaaagaattcaaagcaggctccaggctctgagctgcacggagcccgatgtggggctcaaactcacaaaccgcgaaatcatgacctgagctgaagtcggacacttaaccgactgagccatctaggtgccccagtAATCCTTTGATTTTTAGGGAAGAAGTTTTCTTTAACCATTATAGTGCAAAAAGTTTTGAGTATAGGACATGGATAGGTGTTTTACTGTTTGaaaatttaggaatattttaatttaatacacTGGTTTCTATGGATTTTCTCAGACTTTATCTTAGGAAATGAGTTAGTGTTATTTAGGAGatgatttaatgttatttataaaattcaagtttttttttattttaataaaatacaacagtTTACATGAAAGTACAGTATTTATATTCAGCCAAAATTTCATCAAAAACAGAAGTACCACACCATTTCCAGTTTAAACCATTAGGTCCTTTGATATAGGCTTGGTATTTTCTATCCAGGTAATTAAagtcttcttttttcattttcaaaatagctGACTCTACCCCAATTCTTTTGTTAGAATTTTCTTGTCACTTGCAGGTATTTGATTCCATGGATCTTAAAAGTGACCTTATATTTTATTAGACTTACGGGCTGCCTTAGGAGGGAAACATCTGTAAGCATTTAGGTTCTAATTTTGTGGTGTTCTCCATGGTTATAGAATAATCCCATTCCTGGATTGCCTATGGATTTAGCAAAAATTTAAAGGCTGATGTTACTAATAGAGTATGCAGTGAATttcataatctttttattttatttatttttttcctattttttaaattttacctcgttttatttttttaaatttacatccaaattagttaccatatagtgcaacaatgatttcagtagatttcttagtgccctttacctgtttagcccatcccccctcccacaacccctcccgtaaccctcagtttgttctctatgagtctcttctgttttgtccccctccctgtttttatattatttttgtttcccttcccttatgttcatctgttttgtctcttaaagtcctcatatgagtgaagtcatatgatttttgtctttctcggactaacttcacttagcataataccctccagttccatccacatagttgcaaatggcaagattttattctttttgattgcagagtaatactccgttgtatatatataccacatcttctttatccattcatccatcaatggacatttgggctctttgcatactttggctattgttgatagtgctgctataaacatgggggtgcatgtgtcccttcgaaacagcacacctgtatcccttggataaacgcctagtagtgcaattgctgggtcgtagggtagttctatttttagttttttgaggaatctccatactgttttccagaatggctgcactagcttgcattcccatcataATCTTTTTAGTGTTCTTCTCTTTGGCTTCCCAGTTTTTCCTCACCAATCCTTATTTAGAAGGTGCCCTTTGTATCTCTCATCATTGTTTTCTAGTTGAACAAGTGGGGGCCAGTAGTCATAGCAGTGTTTATGAAATAAATGGTcaatgacctttttaaaaaagtgaggcatctattttcccttctttgaaaTTGTAACATTGTAATTGTGTGATTTAGAAAAAAGTGAGTTtgaaatattaagtaaatgttGGGCTTGGGTTCTAGGCCTGTGACTTCTAGCTGTATTCAGATAAATCATTAAACCGCTCAGAATCTCATTTCCTCATCtaagaaatggtaattatattaTCTGCTATCACTAATGAGTAGGATTGACAATCAAGTATGTGTGAATTTGTTTGAAAATCATAAAACCAGCATAAGGTGGCAGCAGTGTtacagaaaaaagttttaaacctGTGCAAAAGGTTTTTTGAAATAGCTTAGGCTGCCTCTTTTATGATAAGTTAATTGGTACTTAAACCAGGTGCCATGAGGCTTTCTCACATAAGGCAAGtagcaagaagagaaaatgttaatattcGTAGATAGCACCTGTGTCTGAGAGTTCTTTTCATATTGGGGTTTCCAAAGATTGAGATGCTACTTTTGAAGTTTCTTTACCACCTCTCACAATTGAagaagttttctgttttgtgcatACTAGGTTTGTCCAATGAGTAAGTCTCCATATGTGGATCCTCATAAATCTGGGCATGAAATCTGGGAGGAATTTTCAATGAGCTTCACCCCAGCAGTGAAAGAAGTTGTGGAGTTCGCAAAGCGTATTCCTGGATTCAGAGATCTCTCTCAGCATGACCAGGTCAACCTTTTAAAGGCTGGGACTTTTGAGGTAGGTTTATTTATCTGGAATATCGATGCAGGGTGTAGGTGGTATTTTATTCTCACGgacattttcattcttctctaaATAAGTATTTATAGTTTAGAGGCTGAAGGTGCCAACAAAAGAATAACAATCTCAGGATCTTGGGAAGAGATGAAATAAATACAGAGTTTCTTAGGACTTGAGATAAAACTGCTCTGTATTCCCGGAATACAGACTTCATCCAGTATTACTTTCAAGCGTGGACTGCAGGCAGGTTCTGCAGAGTGTTACTAGATACCTACTCCGAGCCTAGCCCGGTGTTTCAGCACAGAATACAAGGAGTAAATAGgatgtggtttttctcttttaggaGATCGTAGAATATTTGGGGGATAGGTGAAACATGTCTTACGTGCTATTTCATACCCTCTCCGCCTCATCCAGCATCTGTGGCTACTTTTTCTACTCCAGTTTCTCTTGCTGTGATGTATTCTGCCCAGGCGTGGGGCAGCCACTGTTGCCAACTGGAGTAGGACAGAGTGCCTTTCTTTGTGCTGAGTTAGATGCCTCTGACCTGTCTTCCTCAGGGCTTTCCCGGTGCTGCCGAGGTGTGAAGAGCCTCAGGACTTCCTCAGAGCTTCCCTAAGCATTATTCCAAAATGTAGAGTGGTGGGTGGGAAGGTGGTGTCTAGTGGGCTGAATCTAATTAGTGGGTAAGAGACCCAGGGGATATATTTTGTCTCTTCCCTGCTGGTCCCATAAGACTGAGCTGTCAGTTGTTAACGATATTGAGTTGTGGCCAGCTCAGTAATACAtcctctgatattttctttttttccttcctagtcTTACTTCCTTTTTCCTCAGTTCTCTTTTCACATGGGATAGTGCACACCCCACATAAACTTTTGCCTTAGGTCctattttctggggcacctggactGGAATGGAGGAGCCATACTCATTAATAAAATAGCTATGGTATAGTTTAAAAGTAAAACCATTAGGTTAGGATTTTTGGAAAACATTAGAGTTAAGATTTAAACTCTGAATCTTAGAGGGATGTCAGTGATGAAGttcagtttactcatttttgaggtTAGGTGACtatggctcagagaggtgaagagaTTTTTCTTGGATTACCAATAAATTCCTAACACAGGACCAGAACACAGATCCCAGACTCCAAGACTAGTGTTCTTTCCACCTTGTGATTTGTTTTGGGATTGCTGTATTCTAGAGTTAGAGCtgtcttggggtgcttgggtggcttagtggcttaaacacctgactcttggttttggctcaggtcatgatctcacggttcgtgggtttgagccccaccacgTTGgtctccgtgctgatggtgcaaagcctgcttaggattctctctctccccctttccctctgcccctcccctgcttgtttgctctctctttcaaagtaaataaataaaaacttaaaaaaatagaattagagCCATCTTCATAAAAGGTTCATTCTCTTTTGGATTGTCTTGAGTAAAACAGGTCTTTGGGGGGATTTGCAAAGGGGAGGTATTTGTTCAGTATTCCTCTGGTTTTGAGAGAAGTATGTGGCATAGATGCCACCATTTACtataggggaggggagggagtgctGTAGGTAAGCAGTTGTTGACTGATTTGTTTTGGGTTTGAATTACGACTTGGTGTCTGGAACACTTCTGTTATAGTTTTGTGTATTGTCTCTTTGGGTTATGGTTTCTTGAAATAGTCTAATTAGAGTGTATCTGCTACATTTGCCTTGGCTGCATTTGGTGTTTTGATGTCCCCAAGTGTTGCAttaaaatattgttctttttaCTTATGATTTAGGTACCATGTGATATACTTGGtagtttaaaaagtttaatgcCTTTGGCCAAGGCCCAGTTTCAGATTTCTTGGCATTATTGCCtactttaattttgtatttgcatttcagaatttttattaataGAGTTTCAGAGTATCACAGGACTGAAGTGTTTTGCCACTAGTGGCTGGAATTTTTTTGATGTGCTTTTTCGGATATTTATTGCTTTGGTAGAGAATTTGCCTTAAGGAAATGGTTTTGGGTGAAAATAAGCTAGGTTTTTCTTTTACAACCTTCTTTTATATGTAggctgtttttttaattaaaaaaaattattttttaacgtttgtttatttctgagagagagagacagagtgcgagctggggaggggcagagagagagggagacacagaatccaaagcaggctccaggctctgagctgtcagcacagggcccgatgtgggcttcgaacccacgaactgtgagatcatgacctgagccgaagatggatgcttaatcaactgagccacccaggcaccccatatgtaGGATGTTTCTTAACTGACTTGAATACTGAATTACTTCTTAGTACTCCTTCAAATACActtaagtctttttctttttccaggtttTAATGGTACGGTTTGCATCATTATTTGATGCAAAGGAGCGTACTGTCACctttttaagtggaaagaaataTAGTGTCGATGATTTACACTCAATGGGAGCAGGGGATCTGCTAAACTCTATGTTTGAATTTAGTGAGAAGCTAAATGCCCTCCAACTTAGTGATGAAGAGATGAGTTTGTTTACAGCTGTTGTCCTGGTATCTGCAGGTAAGCAAGCTGGTTCAAAATTGTGCCACACCTAGAATACAGTGACTTAGTGGGGAGAAGGTGGAACTAGGTTCCAGCAAGCTATAGAGAAGGCAGGAGGGACTTAAGACGCTACACTGTGTGAATCTGTTATTTTtgcataattaattttttaatcatgaCATTAGAAGTCAAAAGTGttatatagtaataaaatgaTGTTTAGATCGAGGCCTCACATTTACCACAAGTCTTAGTCTTTAGCTTTTTGTAACTGTTTTGCAAGTCTAAACTGTTATTTTTGtggatttaatttttagattAGTAGGTTTTTCTGATATGAATCTATGTTTTAATCAAAATATGTGTTActtgaaaatgttaaaagtagCAAGATATATTAGTGTGATTTGTAACAAAAACTGATGAATTATGCGTAGGCTTTTACCCTGCTTTGCCACTGAAGTTTCTCTGTGATTGCATAAATAATTCTATTCTTttgggtcttggtttcctcatcctgTGAAAGCAAGGGATTGTACCATGTGAACCAGCCTGGAGTCTGGCACAGAATAGGTACTTAGTTACTATTTGAATGAGTGATCAAGATTTTTGAGTTCCTaacatttaatgtttgtttgtatgAGTCATTGATGATTTCCAATTTCCCTGCAACCCTGCATTTATATTATAGTTATTTCTGACTGAAGTATTTCAATTTCGATAATAGCTATTAAGATAATAGCAAATGGGAAATTGATACACAATGACTTTCCTGGAGATGTGTAAGTACCAGCCATTTTTTGGTATCCACtgactattttaaaacatttgttgagaattttattttgataggaGTTAACTGTAAGTTTCCCATTTGCTTCCTACTGTGTAAAAGCCATTCTGTCAGGCACTATGAGGGTTATGATCCCTGTTTATGAAGCTAAACTGTATATCAGTAACTCCTAAGGAGagtaagttctttgtatatcttaAAGGG
This genomic stretch from Acinonyx jubatus isolate Ajub_Pintada_27869175 chromosome C2, VMU_Ajub_asm_v1.0, whole genome shotgun sequence harbors:
- the NR1D2 gene encoding nuclear receptor subfamily 1 group D member 2 isoform X1, encoding MEVNAGGVIAYISSSSSASSPASCHSEGSENSFQSSSSSVPSSPNSSNSDNNGNPKNGDLSSIEGILKNDRIDCSMKTTKSSAPGMTKSHSGVTKFSGMVLLCKVCGDVASGFHYGVHACEGCKGFFRRSIQQNIQYKKCLKNENCSIMRMNRNRCQQCRFKKCLSVGMSRDAVRFGRIPKREKQRMLIEMQSAMKTMMNSQFSGHLQNDTLEHHEQTALPAQEQLRPKPQLEQENIKSSSPSSDFAKDEVIGMVTRAHKDTFMYNQEQRENSADTMQPQRERIPKSMEQYNLNHDHCGSGLSSHFPCSESQQHLNGQYKGRNIMHYPNGHAICIANGHCMNFSNAYTQRVCDRVSIDGFSQNENKNSYLCNTGGRMHLVCPMSKSPYVDPHKSGHEIWEEFSMSFTPAVKEVVEFAKRIPGFRDLSQHDQVNLLKAGTFEVLMVRFASLFDAKERTVTFLSGKKYSVDDLHSMGAGDLLNSMFEFSEKLNALQLSDEEMSLFTAVVLVSADRSGIENVNSVEALQETLIRALRTLIMKNHPNEASIFTKLLLKLPDLRSLNNMHSEELLAFKVHP
- the NR1D2 gene encoding nuclear receptor subfamily 1 group D member 2 isoform X2, coding for MEVNAGGVIAYISSSSSASSPASCHSEGSENSFQSSSSSVPSSPNSSNSDNNGNPKNGDLSSIEGILKNDRIDCSMKTTKSSAPGMTKSHSGVTKFSGMVLLCKVCGDVASGFHYGVHACEGCKGFFRRSIQQNIQYKKCLKNENCSIMRMNRNRCQQCRFKKCLSVGMSRDAVRFGRIPKREKQRMLIEMQSAMKTMMNSQFSGHLQNDTLEHHEQTALPAQEQLRPKPQLEQENIKSSSPSSDFAKDEVIGMVTRAHKDTFMYNQEQRENSADTMQPQRERIPKSMEQYNLNHDHCGSGLSSHFPCSESQQHLNGQYKGRNIMHYPNGHAICIANGHCMNFSNAYTQRVCDRVSIDGFSQNENKNSYLCNTGGRMHLVCPMSKSPYVDPHKSGHEIWEEFSMSFTPAVKEVVEFAKRIPGFRDLSQHDQVNLLKAGTFEVLMVRFASLFDAKERTVTFLSGKKYSVDDLHSMGAGDLLNSMFEFSEKLNALQLSDEEMSLFTAVVLVSAGYISLQDVGLSASVLCWLLARDHCQFLSTWATSIGSSQRGIWLFSESIWNRKCQLC